TACAGTcgaaagttttaataaattattttccatCAACGCATAACAAAGTATGACCACGGAATAGAAAGCATTACTGGTTAATAGCTATTTAATTCATTTCCAGGCTAGCAATGTTTTTAATAGAGTTTCTTTATAATTTCGTTGTGACTCTCCAGACTTTTTAATTTCCCTTTACAATTAATTTGGTTTAAGGACATACTCAGCCCACAAGTACCACAGAAAATAATTAGAAATCAATTTAcacattatttattgtattcttactcaataaaaataattacacattTTCTAAATTCCAGCTCCGTATGTAGAATTCCTAAACTTTGACAGCGGTTACGTCAGTTTGAATTTGacactttgacattgacagtaaCGACGCCGCCATAAACATTGTCTATGAGTAAAAGCAGTTGAATAAATTGATCACTGTCTTCTGTCGAAACCGAAACGAGAATCTCAAAGGCCCCGCCTATAAATcctgtaaatataatttactcgGGCTTTCGCGATGatgcttttataaaataggcataaataggtaaagattttttaaaaagaatccgtttaatttttgatattgtgTTAGTAGATCTATTGAATGTATCAAAAAACGATTATCGATTTACCAACCGCAGTGGTATCGTAGTAAACGTGAGTTTGTAAGTGTTTTTGCGTATGTTCATTCGTTTTCAAGTGTATTCGGAAGGGCTGAGGGTTTACCGTTACCTGTGTAGAGTACACTAGaagtttttatgttataattgGGCGTCCGTGCGTTATTGTTACTATTTTTAGTGGGTGTTGTCATTGTGCCCGGGTATACGGATTAGGTCATCGAGTGTTGAACATGTGTGCCGGAGAAAAGTGTTTTCTCACTAAATAGGACTTGTTTGATTTCTCATTAGATCTGTGAAGCAGCAGAGTGGTGGAACCATGGAGACCATTAAACTAATATGTGTTTTGGCGGTGTTGTCGCAAACCGCAGCTTTGTGTAAGTGTTCCCGATTATTTGCTATATAGAGCTTGCTTGTTGAACTTGAATGAACTGTTATCACTGCATAAGCTTCTCATGAATAAAGGTTCATTCAACTTTGTGTGTTATATTCTCATTACTATAAGCATAATTCTAAACCTTGGCTGAcactttgtttatttagtttttttggtCATTGGTGAGCAGAAGGAAAAAAAAAGATGTACTTACtacctactataatatataaatccaTATCCTAATGATTGCTATTTCATTCATGTTTTAATAGATCATTGACATTTTTAAACATCTGAGCAATTTATTAGCCATATTTTCTCCCTGAgcttgtaagtattttttttacaacacagttaatttttaaaacataaaatcccATTTCAACAACTAGATCAGACATTTTTCTCTTTTCTAAATAAATCACACATCATAGTACTTGTGGAGCTGTGCATTGTGCTTTTGAATACAAACACTAAAAATCCTAACGACTAcaaaagtgtataaataaagtatcTATCAACCTGCATCGGAACAGCATGGTGAATGTCAGCTCCATGTTGTCTCTTCTTTATAGAGAAGGCCTGCAAGGCAAGGCCTGGCCctttagtgggccgttaaaatagtctgataattatgatgatgaaataaatgacatatcaaaagtgcttgtaaactgagccttgaaataaatgaattttgaattttttttaaactaaaattcaGCGcctgaagtaaattttaaaatagagcgagatccaattatggcgcctaaCTGTTTGCTCCTATtaatatgcagatacctatacaaaattatgagtgtaaattAAGAATGGAATGCGAAGATTTCCACCATACTCTgcagtgaccaattgaaaatcaggtgCAGTACcctacggttgactaggattatcttataggcgctctctaggatttagCGCCTGGAGCGTTTGCcatatggacgggccggccctgctaAAATTTGTTAGTGTGGTTAGTTTACGTACTGTAGAAGTAGTTGTGAGATGCTTACCAGCAAAATAGCTCTATAACTTACCGCTTAAAGATCTTGGCATGTCTAGAAATAGAACTATACAATGGGAACATTGGTCATACTTAAAtaagatttctttttaatatattttgaataacatttattatagatatttgaatatcttcttttataacattttatgattgacctcttataataaaaggacgcacaatcatgtagaaaatttcacttaaaaactggccaattttactttgacagttttagaattattggtaaagaaaattataaaaaaaatatagcctatatatatagttaggttaggttaggttaaatatagttcaatattcaataaaatcccaaattcagagcaaattgaaccttaaagattgagtttaaggttgaatttgcaaattcaactacttgaattgagtgccaagtaGTTGTAtgtggcactcattgagtggggacgttttttggttgctgattgtgcatccactttttaataagtctatgcattttataaacaagcaatgcctaattttaaataaataagttatgaaatgatgtgcgttttctaccttaataactaatttgtttgttgattaaCAGTACACATTGAATAGGACTGTAGTATAAGACAGATTGACCTTATAGGAAAAAAGAATACAGCAtggccatgataaaaattattattttctaatcaaTGTCATTGCTAAACATAAAAGTGCAGAAATGCAACATAATATCACAAATAGTATTCTACAGAACATACTGCATAGCATAGTAAAAACTAAACAATTCTAATAGTCCTGCCTTATTTGGTTAGAGATAATTAAGCACAAGGAGTGAAGCTATGCTAGTAACAACTTTATGGCCAACCCTGACTGGCATTGACTGTTTAGTTGCAGACTACATGGAAACTAGTTTTCAATAGTTGCTTTAATTGCTTACTACTGCTAGTTAAGTTAACCTGGACAAGTGTAAGTTGGACTCGCCCACTGAGGGTTTTGTAGGTCTATATTTGCttaactttaataattgattacaatgattaatttctataaatgtttgattaatttgcattttatttatttaattacaaatatatttcacAGTTGTAGGTCAATAGAACAGACATTTTTGATTTCCTTTCAACAAGGGTTAATATATTAAGTTTCTTCCTCCTGAACTAGTGGTAGTCTCTATGAAAAGTCACACTTGCCATTTTAAAAGTGCTAACTATCTATCTAACTACTAAGTTACCTCATTcacactataatatttttaacagacattaaaaaagcattcaaatacaacaaatgcattccaaaATAAATGTTCACACGAtagcatttttaaaacacaatgtctttttttgagcagtgttgcaatttcaattttaggcgttggaaatagctataaatttaaatgctttttaacGTTGATCAAAAAAATTCTCGTGAGAAGAAgggcttaaaataaatattttttttttataattgttgtttttatataaatgttttgtGACTTCTGAAATTTGAAAACatgtaaaattcaaaattgatcTGAGCAAGGAACTAAAGAGTTTGAAAACAAAGATTTTTCATAATAGTAAGAGCTTTTTGTGGTACAAAAATCTCTTATGACAAAGTAATACTTCTTTACTTATTTCTACTGCCAATGCTATATTCATGCCTTGcgaagtgtgtgtgtgttttagtCAGTTCAAACACACAACAACAAATGAAAGGGGTTTGGGTACTTTTGTATGGGCTCgtggcttgatttttttttttagcggCCACCGATCAAATTATTGCCTACGTATAGGGTAGTGCACAATAATGAAGgtttaaaaaagaatttcagTCTAAGTAATATCGGAACTGACATATTCCACCTTAAAGTTTTGGAAATATATGAGAATTAAGTCATTTAATGTGGGcgtaattgtaatatattttattgtaaatgcAATTAATTACATTCACGGCGTCCTTttcagaatattaaaaaaaaacaataaatcataaaaatgaatatatatttacagGTACacatacattatatgtaatcaTAAAACGCTTAGTGCAGCCGATCGAACTTGGACATTAAATGTTCGGACGATCTTTATTATTCGTCATATGCTTCATTTTCAACTTCCTgtctaattattattgaatctAGAAACTGCGCTGGGGGAGATAGGTTTTGTTGGTATCGCCCCCATCCTAAGTACCATAAAATAGCCATAACGTGGGAGCAACACCCTAGAGTACGTTTTCCAACGATGCACGAACAATAATGTTCTGATATGGCATCAATGCCTTGGTATCCTTGTTTTATTAGAATGTACACAAAATAGGTCCGGTTAGAAACATGACGAGATCTTATTTTTCCCCTCAGAAGCCAAGAAGTATGATCATTGGGATATTGTGTCGTATCCTTGTATATTTCAATGAAATACGACCCGTTTTTAATATGCTCTCCATAATAACTTCGGGCTTGCAGAATTTGGTACGTACCCAACGCGAAAATAATCAAGTCATCTGCACTTATAACAGGAAATTCGTCTCTGTCAGAAGAGACAGCATTTATAGGTTCGAAATGAGCTTGTCTcctgtttaaattattagttaacaCATACTCACTTAACTGATTATTATTCCCATCACTTCGTggtattctatttattatttcattaactaATCTATGGTCCTTTAAAGGTTGGCCATATGCATTAAGAAGTGCTGACGCAATTTTGATTTCGTCAAATAAATGAAGAGCCGCTACGTTAAAGTTTTGTGATCTTAACTGTCTAAATTGATTTTTCAACCTGCCGTTTATCGTTTCTACGACCCATCGGCACATTGTAACTTTTCTCGAGGCATTAGCTTGTTGTACAGTTAGCTGACGTTCAGTTGCTCCTTTTGTGGCTGGCATATATGCACGGTAGCCACAAGTCTCCACTTCTTCAAGACTATCTCTGAAGCCTCTATCTAAAATCAGGACATCGTCTTCTTGGAAAAACCAATGAAAGGGATCCTGGCCATTTCTCATTATCTCAGTTAATATAGTTGCGTCAGATTTAGTAGCTTCGTATAAACCATAAACATCAATGATATGGCCATCAGGACAAACTAATAGAAAAGGTTTCACCAAATGACGGTATTTATGTAGACTATAACATTTTCGttggaaataataattactgcTTTTTTGCAGGTAAATATATGTGCCATCTAATATAATTATGGCTTTACGGTCACGCAAAGAAGCATCTGGATTTCCAAATAAAGTATTGGGAATAGAAAGAGATCGGGATATAACCTCTTCACGTGTTAAATGGTTATAACCCAAATACTGTGGCACAAATTCTTTGATTAAACAGCTTCTTACCAACCGCATCGTCTTTTCGAATGTCTttctggacattttaaatatggTAGATAGCCTTTGATTTGATTCACCTGTATGGAGTTTAGCTAGGACTGTCGCAAGacttgtttttggtttttttctGAAGCGCTGCATCACACTGGGTGTTCTCTGTAAGATTTGTTGGaatttttctttagaaaatcctatataataaagaaataccGCATTACTTATTGacgataatttttcaaaatctaaaaaaaccTTATGTTTCCGTAAACTATCCATCATATCTTTGACATTTGTAGGCGAAAAAGTATTATACACGCGGCGTGTGTTATTTTCAACATTTTGCCATAAAAAATCAGAGTGTTCTTCACATACGCGCGTCCCACGTggtatataaaaacatttttcttgtaGAACTGTGGCCCTTATATCAATGGGGATTCTTCGAAGATTTCTATTTGTGCAATCAGCAAGAAGACATAATTGGGTATTAAACGGCGCTCGCCTGTATCCGGGTATCTCTATCATCTGCGGTCTATTTACTTGAACTTCTTGATCGCGCATATTATCATTTACTTGAAGATTAGGTTGATCTGGTATGGAATTTTCTTCAACTATAATTTGCATAGGCATATCTTGAACAGCTGATGTATTTGGTTCTCCTGTTTGATCTGGTACGTCAACTGTAGATTGATGGCGGATACCGTATCGCTGTGCTCGTTGAAAACATAAACGACATATTTGGCTGTTTCCATCaaactgtaaaatataaaaataacggATTACAGTCTATATATATATCAGGATTACAGTCAATGATAAATCGTAACGTTCACAAATGAATTTGAGCCTACCtacacatcatcattataatatttagcaTAGTGAAATTCGCGTTTCAGGTTGAACAGATTAGTAATATGAGTACCTATAATAATTCAAGTAATTCAATTATACCAAagtatttcattcattcattcattacatCATTGTTTCCCGAGTTATTGCAGTCTGACTCTATCGTACCTACATAAGTTAATGTAGCTGTAGGTACATAAGTTAATGTCAGGATGAGTATTatactattaattaaatatatcgaTAAAATCGTCTTACCTGATATATGTTGATAACTTCTAAACAGTATGACATCAAAAAAGGGTGGCTTTGCATTAGCTCGGCAGTTAAGATCATTGATCTTCTGCGAGCTCCACCAATACGATTCAAACTTCGCCGGCAACCGACACATATAGCACTTGCAATATTAACTTCTTCCATATCCTTGTAGAAAATCCAAATCACAAAGCTAATCGATAGTCCAGTTTGTAACGCCAGGTCacgaaataagaaaataacaaaGTCCAGTAAGTCAGCCAAGTCGTATGATTAAGAACAATAACAAG
This DNA window, taken from Bicyclus anynana chromosome 1, ilBicAnyn1.1, whole genome shotgun sequence, encodes the following:
- the LOC128198466 gene encoding uncharacterized protein LOC128198466, which produces MEEVNIASAICVGCRRSLNRIGGARRRSMILTAELMQSHPFLMSYCLEVINIYQFDGNSQICRLCFQRAQRYGIRHQSTVDVPDQTGEPNTSAVQDMPMQIIVEENSIPDQPNLQVNDNMRDQEVQVNRPQMIEIPGYRRAPFNTQLCLLADCTNRNLRRIPIDIRATVLQEKCFYIPRGTRVCEEHSDFLWQNVENNTRRVYNTFSPTNVKDMMDSLRKHKVFLDFEKLSSISNAVFLYYIGFSKEKFQQILQRTPSVMQRFRKKPKTSLATVLAKLHTGESNQRLSTIFKMSRKTFEKTMRLVRSCLIKEFVPQYLGYNHLTREEVISRSLSIPNTLFGNPDASLRDRKAIIILDGTYIYLQKSSNYYFQRKCYSLHKYRHLVKPFLLVCPDGHIIDVYGLYEATKSDATILTEIMRNGQDPFHWFFQEDDVLILDRGFRDSLEEVETCGYRAYMPATKGATERQLTVQQANASRKVTMCRWVVETINGRLKNQFRQLRSQNFNVAALHLFDEIKIASALLNAYGQPLKDHRLVNEIINRIPRSDGNNNQLSEYVLTNNLNRRQAHFEPINAVSSDRDEFPVISADDLIIFALGTYQILQARSYYGEHIKNGSYFIEIYKDTTQYPNDHTSWLLRGKIRSRHVSNRTYFVYILIKQGYQGIDAISEHYCSCIVGKRTLGCCSHVMAILWYLGWGRYQQNLSPPAQFLDSIIIRQEVENEAYDE